In a single window of the Neoarius graeffei isolate fNeoGra1 chromosome 28, fNeoGra1.pri, whole genome shotgun sequence genome:
- the hsd20b2 gene encoding hydroxysteroid (20-beta) dehydrogenase 2 yields MAGSVECSGFGAFLCFLGGVTALYFLVKWSWRAWQGFKVYVLSKIWPEDLRGYGQWAVVTGSTAGIGRAYAIELARRGLDIVLISRTQEKLHRVAEEIESRYQRQTRIIQADFTEGLCIYPAIAEKLKGLEIGILVNNVGMTFSGTLVKFLDVPDSEKKITDVINCNVLSVTQMSRLILPQMVERSKGLVINISSEAGSQPQPMLALYSATKAFVTYFSRSLHAEYEPQGITVQCLTPLIVSTNMTYNIEVNLLVKSAASFARDALDTVGYSSFTSGCITHALQHVALTMILPGWLRLSPFWVCCVEEKFARRMRNKMAQLQKKQE; encoded by the exons ATGGCCGGCTCTGTGGAGTGCAGTGGGTTTGGAGCTTTCCTGTGTTTTCTAGGTGGCGTCACGGCGCTGTATTTCCTCGTGAAGTGGTCTTGGAGGGCTTGGCAAGGCTTCAAGGTGTACGTGCTGTCCAAAATCTGGCCAGAAGATCTGAGAGGGTACGGACAGTGGGCAG TGGTCACAGGGTCAACAGCAGGGATTGGACGAGCCTACGCTATTGAA cTCGCCAGACGAGGACTGGACATTGTTCTGATCAGTCGAACACAAGAGAAGCTTCACAGAGTTGCTGAAGAGATTG AATCACGTTATCAACGGCAGACTCGAATCATTCAAGCGGACTTCACTGAGGGCCTCTGTATTTATCCAGCTATAGCAGAAAAACTCAAAGGCCTGGAGATTGGCATTCTGG tGAATAATGTGGGAATGACTTTTTCTGGAACCTTGGTGAAGTTCTTAGATGTTCCTGACTCTGAAAAG AAAATCACTGACGTGATCAACTGTAACGTCCTGTCCGTCACACAG ATGAGCAGACTGATTTTACCACAGATGGTCGAAAG GAGTAAAGGGCTTGTCATCAACATTTCATCAGAAGCTGGTAGTCAGCCTCAGCCCATGCTTGCCCTGTACTCGGCTACGAAG GCATTTGTGACGTATTTCTCTCGCAGTCTTCATGCAGAATACGAGCCACAAGGAATCACAGTTCAG TGCTTGACTCCGCTCATCGTGTCCACGAATATGACGTACAACATTGAGGTGAATCTTCTGGTGAAAAGCGCAGCGTCATTTGCAAGAGATGCTCTCGACACTGTGGGTTACAGCTCCTTCACTAGTGGCTGTATTACGCACGCCCTGcag CATGTCGCTCTGACGATGATCTTACCGGGTTGGCTCCGACTGTCTCCATTTTGGGTGTGCTGTGTTGAGGAGAAGTTTGCACGAAGAATGAGAAACAAAATGGCACAGTTGCAGAAGAAACAGGAATGA